In the Nomascus leucogenys isolate Asia chromosome 5, Asia_NLE_v1, whole genome shotgun sequence genome, one interval contains:
- the ARL11 gene encoding ADP-ribosylation factor-like protein 11, which yields MGSVNSRGHKAEAQVVMMGLDSAGKTTLLYKLKGHQLVETLPTVGFNVEPLKAPGHVSLTLWDVGGQAPLRASWKDYLEGTDILVYVLDSTDEARLPESAAELTEVLNDPNMAGVPFLVLANKQEAPDALPLLKIRNRLSLERFQDHCWELRGCSALTGEGLPEALQSLQSLLKSRSCVCLQARAHGAERGDSKRS from the coding sequence ATGGGTTCTGTGAATTCCAGAGGTCACAAGGCGGAAGCCCAGGTGGTGATGATGGGCCTGGACTCGGCAGGCAAGACCACGCTCCTTTACAAGCTGAAGGGCCACCAGCTGGTGGAGACCCTGCCCACTGTTGGTTTCAACGTGGAGCCTCTGAAAGCTCCTGGGCACGTGTCACTGACTCTCTGGGACGTTGGGGGGCAGGCCCCGCTCAGAGCCAGCTGGAAGGACTATCTGGAAGGCACAGATATCCTCGTGTATGTGCTGGATAGCACAGATGAAGCCCGCTTACCTGAGTCGGCGGCTGAACTCACAGAAGTCCTGAACGACCCCAATATGGCTGGCGTCCCCTTCTTGGTGCTGGCCAACAAGCAGGAGGCACCTGATGCACTTCCGCTGCTTAAGATCAGAAACAGGCTGAGTCTAGAGAGATTCCAGGACCACTGCTGGGAGCTCCGGGGCTGCAGTGCCCTCACTGGGGAGGGGCTGCCCGAGGCCCTGCAGAGCCTGCAGAGCCTCCTGAAATCTCGCAGCTGCGTGTGTCTGCAGGCGAGAGCCCATGGGGCTGAGCGCGGAGACAGCAAGAGATCTTGA